One window from the genome of Mumia sp. ZJ1417 encodes:
- a CDS encoding aldehyde dehydrogenase family protein, translating into MSRLDVRKTYKLYIGGAFPRSESGHTYEVTDTQGRFLANAAKASRKDARDAVVAARKAFGGWAGRTPYNRGQILYRVAEMIEGRHDQFTADVVAAEGRTKAQAAKVVDAAIDRWVWYAGWADKLAQVTGNANQVAGPYFNLSSPEPTGVVAVAAPADDSLLGLVSVLAPVIVSGNTAVVVTSCERPLAAVTLSEVLATSDVPGGVVNVLTGDVTELGPWLAAHLDVNALDLTGVDDHDLATELEAEAAINLKRVLRPSSPDWTAEPSIARMTAFLETKTVWHPVGV; encoded by the coding sequence ATGAGCCGGCTCGACGTACGCAAAACGTACAAGCTCTACATCGGCGGGGCGTTCCCCCGCTCCGAGTCCGGCCACACGTACGAGGTGACCGACACCCAGGGCCGCTTCCTGGCCAACGCGGCCAAGGCCTCGCGCAAGGACGCCCGCGACGCCGTCGTGGCGGCCCGCAAGGCCTTCGGCGGCTGGGCAGGGCGTACCCCGTACAACCGGGGCCAGATCCTCTACCGCGTCGCCGAGATGATCGAGGGACGCCACGACCAGTTCACGGCCGACGTCGTCGCCGCCGAGGGGCGGACCAAGGCGCAGGCGGCCAAGGTCGTCGACGCCGCGATCGACCGGTGGGTCTGGTACGCGGGGTGGGCCGACAAGCTCGCCCAGGTCACCGGCAACGCCAACCAGGTCGCCGGGCCGTACTTCAACCTCTCCTCCCCCGAACCGACCGGCGTCGTCGCCGTGGCCGCACCCGCCGACGACAGCCTGCTCGGCCTGGTGTCGGTGCTCGCACCGGTGATCGTCTCCGGCAACACCGCCGTCGTCGTCACCTCGTGCGAGCGGCCGCTCGCCGCCGTCACGCTCTCCGAGGTCCTCGCGACCTCCGACGTGCCCGGCGGCGTGGTGAACGTCCTCACCGGCGACGTCACCGAGCTCGGGCCCTGGCTCGCGGCACACCTCGACGTCAACGCGCTCGACCTGACCGGGGTCGACGACCACGACCTCGCCACCGAGCTCGAGGCCGAGGCCGCGATCAACCTGAAGCGCGTGCTGCGCCCCAGCAGCCCTGACTGGACGGCCGAGCCGTCGATCGCCCGCATGACGGCCTTCCTCGAGACGAAGACCGTGTGGCACCCCGTGGGCGTGTGA
- a CDS encoding uridine kinase codes for MSTPVGVVVLSGPSGSGKSRVAERSGLPVVRLDDFYREAGDPGLPTITFGETEVVDWDDLRSWDAEAACDALETLCTTGTVDVPVYDISLSRRTGWHTLILGDATMVVAEGLFAHVIVAELARRGLLVDALCVRHHRLVTFVLRLARDLREKRKSLPVLLRRGLHLTREEPAVVALAEEHGCRPVTPRQAERRIAALGGISGANAGR; via the coding sequence GTGAGCACCCCCGTCGGTGTCGTCGTCCTGTCCGGTCCGTCCGGCTCCGGCAAGTCCCGGGTCGCCGAGCGCAGCGGGCTGCCCGTGGTCAGGCTCGACGACTTCTACCGCGAGGCAGGCGACCCGGGCCTGCCCACGATCACGTTCGGCGAGACCGAGGTCGTCGATTGGGACGACCTCCGGTCGTGGGACGCCGAGGCGGCGTGCGATGCCCTCGAGACGCTGTGCACCACCGGCACGGTCGACGTGCCGGTGTACGACATCTCTCTGAGCCGTCGCACGGGTTGGCACACGCTCATCCTCGGCGACGCCACCATGGTCGTCGCCGAGGGACTCTTCGCGCACGTCATCGTGGCCGAGCTCGCCCGGCGCGGGTTGCTCGTCGACGCGCTGTGTGTCCGCCACCACCGGCTCGTCACGTTCGTCCTGCGACTGGCGCGCGACCTGCGCGAGAAGCGCAAGTCGCTGCCTGTGCTGCTGCGTCGCGGCCTGCACCTCACGCGCGAGGAGCCGGCCGTGGTCGCGCTCGCGGAGGAGCACGGCTGCCGGCCCGTCACGCCCCGCCAGGCCGAGCGCCGGATCGCGGCGCTCGGCGGCATCAGTGGCGCGAACGCAGGGCGTTGA
- a CDS encoding substrate-binding domain-containing protein produces the protein MAGRHADAKDGADNRPMTYAIGFAVVVVLVVGFLVLRDDDEPAAADCAKTAPVRVAVTPELAPIVEAATERADTDRCVSYEVLAEQPALTSQAVTLDDGAPDVWIPDSSVWLTRVAGQLVEGVEAPRTLVRSVATSPVVLAWPKSGGDPPSKWLQVLTNPGFTIGDPLSTATATAPLLAAHAEAGSSLTPAAFDTVSSAQVTLAQRQSGNPATADPAGLLDTTAKSGGSTVVSEQVFNASAAADSFVPVLPGEGSFALGYPLALVSGDPAHEAAAKALAAALTSAKGLASLEKAGFRAPSGEPLSEGSAIGSFASMTIEDPAVIADTLRRWSLIALPARALAVIDVSEPMGERAGDSTRMGLTTAAALTGLGLMPDSWSLGSWAFSRKLDGKKDWKELAPIRPLTATTGGKNQRDIVVQQTKSLRKLVGGRTGLYDTTLAAYRTVQARYDPKAVNSVIILTGGRNDDPGSISRAKLVETLKRERDPARPVVVIAIGITEDADAFSLQEIAKATGGQVYLARQPGEIADVFVNALRSRH, from the coding sequence ATGGCAGGACGTCATGCGGACGCCAAGGACGGCGCCGACAACCGACCGATGACGTACGCGATCGGCTTCGCAGTGGTGGTGGTCCTGGTCGTCGGCTTCCTCGTGCTGCGAGACGATGACGAGCCAGCGGCCGCCGACTGCGCGAAGACGGCCCCGGTGCGGGTCGCGGTCACCCCGGAGCTCGCGCCGATCGTCGAAGCCGCGACCGAGCGCGCCGACACCGACAGGTGCGTGTCGTACGAGGTCCTCGCCGAACAACCCGCGCTCACCTCGCAGGCGGTCACGCTCGACGACGGGGCACCCGACGTCTGGATCCCCGACTCGAGCGTGTGGCTGACGCGCGTCGCCGGCCAGCTCGTCGAAGGGGTCGAGGCTCCGCGTACGCTCGTCCGCTCGGTGGCGACCTCGCCTGTCGTCCTCGCGTGGCCGAAGAGCGGCGGCGATCCGCCCTCGAAGTGGCTCCAGGTGCTCACCAACCCCGGGTTCACCATCGGTGACCCGCTGTCGACCGCGACCGCAACGGCCCCGCTGCTCGCCGCGCATGCAGAGGCAGGGAGCAGCCTGACGCCGGCGGCGTTCGACACCGTCAGCTCGGCACAGGTGACGCTGGCCCAGAGGCAGTCCGGCAACCCCGCGACGGCCGACCCCGCGGGGCTGCTCGACACGACCGCGAAGTCCGGCGGGAGCACTGTCGTCAGCGAGCAGGTCTTCAACGCGTCGGCGGCCGCCGACTCCTTCGTGCCGGTGCTGCCGGGGGAGGGGAGCTTCGCGCTCGGCTATCCGTTGGCCCTCGTCTCGGGCGATCCGGCCCACGAGGCCGCGGCGAAGGCGCTCGCGGCCGCGCTGACGTCGGCGAAGGGCCTCGCCTCGCTCGAGAAGGCCGGGTTCCGAGCCCCGTCCGGCGAGCCGCTCTCCGAGGGCAGCGCGATCGGCTCCTTCGCGTCGATGACGATCGAGGACCCAGCCGTCATCGCCGACACCCTGCGGCGCTGGTCCTTGATCGCCCTCCCGGCGCGGGCGCTCGCCGTGATCGACGTGTCCGAGCCGATGGGGGAGCGTGCCGGCGATTCGACCCGCATGGGGCTGACCACGGCGGCCGCGCTGACCGGGCTCGGGCTGATGCCCGACTCGTGGTCGCTCGGGTCGTGGGCCTTCTCGCGCAAGCTCGACGGCAAGAAGGACTGGAAGGAGCTCGCTCCCATCAGGCCGCTCACCGCCACCACGGGGGGCAAGAACCAGCGCGACATCGTGGTGCAGCAGACGAAGTCGCTCCGCAAGCTCGTCGGTGGCCGCACGGGCCTGTACGACACGACGCTGGCGGCCTACCGGACCGTGCAGGCGCGGTACGACCCGAAGGCCGTCAACTCAGTGATCATCCTCACGGGCGGGCGCAACGACGACCCGGGGAGCATCTCGCGCGCCAAGCTCGTCGAGACGCTCAAGCGCGAGCGCGACCCGGCGCGCCCCGTCGTCGTGATCGCGATCGGCATCACCGAGGACGCCGACGCGTTCTCGTTGCAGGAGATCGCGAAGGCGACCGGCGGGCAGGTCTACCTGGCGCGCCAGCCGGGCGAGATCGCGGACGTGTTCGTCAACGCCCTGCGTTCGCGCCACTGA
- a CDS encoding substrate-binding and VWA domain-containing protein, translating to MGGRHAIAKENEAGHKWQYGIGLVVIATILTGVFVLRDKEAPAAASCATTHDVSVAVAPEIAPVVEAAVERVGEDACAAYTVEAQAPALVAQSLAIGEGAPDLWIPDSTLWLARVTAQQPEGAAGPEVVTKSVATSPVVLALPKGGPGRPDTWLQAMSDPKFTNGDALATTQATVPLLAAQAEAAKGLTSAETVGAALVTLAQRQSAAAPKTNPAELLADVAKVGGSTVVSEQTFSAVPGSAEFVAVIPKTGSLVLDYPLAAASDNPGNARAAKALTSALGSADGVKGLTEAGFRKPSGEPLPEGKGVGQFTPIALDNPQLIAQTLRKWSVIALPAQTVAVIDVSGSMEAQVGDSTRMGLTIEAGLTGLSLMPDSWAVGSWAFSHKLDGEQDWKKLAPIRKLGSVDGGVKHRDLVVEKIKQMGTLVGGGTGLYDTVLAAWRTVQAQYDPKSINSVIILTDGKNEDSDSLSQSELLATIQRERDPARPVTVIAIGITEDADEDALNKIAKATGGQAYIAREASEIPKVFVNALEARG from the coding sequence ATGGGCGGGCGTCACGCCATTGCCAAGGAGAACGAGGCCGGCCATAAGTGGCAGTACGGCATCGGACTCGTTGTCATCGCCACGATCCTCACCGGGGTCTTCGTCCTGAGGGACAAAGAGGCCCCGGCCGCTGCGTCGTGCGCGACGACGCACGACGTGTCCGTCGCCGTCGCGCCCGAGATCGCGCCGGTCGTTGAGGCGGCGGTCGAGCGTGTCGGCGAGGACGCCTGCGCGGCGTACACGGTCGAGGCGCAGGCCCCGGCTCTCGTCGCGCAGTCGCTCGCGATCGGTGAGGGAGCGCCAGATCTGTGGATCCCGGACTCGACGCTCTGGCTCGCGCGCGTCACCGCGCAGCAGCCCGAGGGTGCTGCTGGTCCGGAGGTCGTCACGAAGTCCGTGGCGACATCACCCGTCGTGCTCGCTCTCCCGAAGGGCGGGCCGGGACGCCCCGACACCTGGCTCCAGGCGATGTCCGACCCGAAGTTCACCAACGGTGACGCGCTCGCGACGACGCAGGCCACCGTGCCGCTCCTCGCTGCGCAGGCTGAGGCAGCGAAGGGGCTCACGAGCGCCGAGACCGTCGGGGCCGCGTTGGTCACGCTGGCGCAGCGCCAGTCGGCTGCTGCACCCAAGACCAACCCTGCCGAGCTGCTCGCCGACGTCGCGAAGGTCGGTGGCAGCACGGTCGTGAGCGAGCAGACGTTCAGCGCCGTCCCGGGCAGCGCCGAGTTCGTCGCCGTGATCCCCAAGACCGGCAGCCTGGTCCTCGACTACCCGCTCGCCGCCGCGTCCGACAACCCCGGCAACGCCCGCGCCGCAAAGGCGCTCACGTCGGCCCTCGGGTCCGCCGACGGTGTCAAGGGTCTGACCGAGGCGGGCTTCCGCAAGCCGTCGGGTGAGCCGTTGCCGGAGGGCAAGGGCGTCGGCCAGTTCACCCCGATCGCGCTCGACAACCCGCAGCTCATCGCGCAGACCCTGCGCAAGTGGTCGGTCATCGCGCTTCCCGCGCAGACCGTCGCCGTGATCGACGTGTCGGGCTCGATGGAGGCGCAGGTCGGCGACTCCACTCGCATGGGCCTGACCATCGAGGCGGGGCTGACAGGGCTCTCCCTGATGCCCGACTCGTGGGCCGTCGGCTCGTGGGCGTTCTCGCACAAGCTCGACGGCGAGCAGGACTGGAAGAAGCTCGCCCCGATCCGCAAGCTCGGCTCGGTCGACGGCGGGGTCAAGCACCGCGACCTGGTCGTCGAGAAGATCAAGCAGATGGGGACGCTGGTCGGCGGCGGCACGGGTCTGTACGACACGGTTCTCGCGGCCTGGCGCACCGTCCAGGCGCAGTACGACCCGAAGTCGATCAACTCGGTCATCATCCTCACTGACGGCAAGAACGAGGACTCAGACAGCCTGTCCCAGTCCGAGCTCCTTGCCACGATCCAGCGCGAGCGTGACCCGGCGCGTCCGGTCACCGTCATCGCGATCGGGATCACCGAGGACGCCGACGAGGACGCCCTCAACAAGATCGCGAAGGCCACGGGGGGCCAGGCCTACATCGCGCGGGAGGCTTCAGAGATCCCGAAGGTGTTCGTCAACGCCCTCGAAGCCCGAGGGTGA
- a CDS encoding adenosine deaminase has protein sequence MVSPEQIARVPKVLLHDHLDGGVRPETVAEIATRTGHALPVVDPGELGDWFAAAATSGSLVRYLETFEHTVGVMQTTDDLVRVARECVEDLADDGVVYAEVRWAPEQHLREGLTLTGAVDAVREGFVQGTAEAARRGRTIHARQILTAMRHQARSLEIAELAVAYRDRGVVGFDIAGAEAGYPPTRHLDAFEYLHRENAHFTIHAGEAFGLPSIWQAIQWCGTDRLGHGVRIIDDIDLTDPDEPRLGLLAAYVRDKRIPLELCPSSNVQTGAAPSIAEHPIGTLASLGFRVTVNTDNRLMSQTSMTREMSLLVEAFGYDLDDLRWFTVNAMKSAFLPFDQRLALIQDAIKPGYAI, from the coding sequence ATGGTGAGCCCCGAGCAGATCGCGCGCGTCCCGAAGGTCCTCTTGCACGACCATCTCGACGGGGGCGTGCGCCCGGAGACCGTCGCGGAGATCGCCACGCGGACGGGGCACGCGCTGCCGGTCGTCGATCCGGGAGAGCTCGGTGACTGGTTCGCCGCCGCCGCGACGTCGGGGAGCCTCGTGCGCTACCTGGAGACGTTCGAGCACACCGTCGGCGTGATGCAGACGACCGACGACCTCGTACGGGTCGCCCGCGAGTGCGTCGAGGACCTTGCCGACGACGGCGTCGTGTACGCGGAGGTGCGGTGGGCTCCTGAGCAGCACCTCCGCGAGGGCCTCACGCTGACCGGCGCCGTGGACGCCGTGCGCGAGGGGTTCGTGCAGGGGACGGCCGAGGCCGCGAGGCGCGGACGGACGATTCACGCGCGCCAGATCCTCACCGCGATGCGGCACCAGGCGCGCTCGCTCGAGATCGCCGAGCTCGCCGTGGCGTACCGCGACCGCGGCGTCGTCGGCTTCGACATCGCCGGCGCCGAGGCCGGCTACCCGCCCACCAGGCACCTCGACGCGTTCGAGTACCTCCACCGCGAGAACGCGCACTTCACCATCCACGCCGGCGAGGCGTTCGGGCTGCCGTCGATCTGGCAGGCCATCCAGTGGTGCGGCACCGACCGGCTCGGTCACGGTGTCCGGATCATCGACGACATCGACCTCACCGATCCGGACGAGCCACGCCTCGGTCTGCTTGCCGCGTACGTGCGTGACAAGCGCATCCCGCTCGAGCTGTGCCCGTCGTCGAATGTCCAGACAGGGGCGGCGCCGTCGATCGCCGAGCACCCCATCGGCACGCTCGCGTCGCTGGGTTTTCGCGTCACCGTCAACACCGACAACCGGCTGATGAGCCAGACGTCCATGACCCGAGAGATGTCGCTTCTCGTGGAGGCGTTCGGCTACGATCTGGACGATCTCCGGTGGTTCACGGTGAACGCGATGAAGAGCGCGTTCCTCCCCTTCGACCAGCGGCTCGCGCTCATCCAAGATGCGATCAAGCCGGGTTATGCTATATAG
- a CDS encoding thymidine phosphorylase, whose amino-acid sequence MGRHDAVEVIAAKRDGHALSGSQIDWVVDGYTSGEVADVQMASLAMAIVLNGMEFAEVARWTDAMIRSGERMDFSGLSWPTADKHSTGGVGDKITLPLAPLVAACGVAVPQLSGRGLGHTGGTLDKLESIPGWRADLSNDEMMRQLEDVGAVICAAGSGLAPADKKLYALRDVTGTVESIPLIASSIMSKKIAEGTGALVLDVKVGSGAFMKDLDAARELARTMVALGTSAGVDTRALVTDMSTPLGMTAGNALEVAESVEVLAGGGPADVVELTLALAREMLSAAGREDVDPADALASGRAMDVWRRMIAAQGGDPDAELPHASDIQVVAADRDGYVGRVDAMAVGLAAWRLGAGRSRPGESVQAGAGVELHVRPGDRVRTGQPLMTLHTDTPERFARALAALDGGYDVVDAAPEPRTSPVLERIV is encoded by the coding sequence ATGGGCAGGCACGACGCTGTCGAGGTGATCGCGGCGAAGCGTGACGGGCACGCGCTGTCCGGTTCGCAGATCGACTGGGTCGTCGACGGCTACACGTCCGGCGAGGTGGCCGACGTCCAGATGGCGTCGCTGGCGATGGCGATCGTGCTCAACGGCATGGAGTTCGCCGAGGTCGCCCGCTGGACCGACGCGATGATCCGCAGTGGTGAGCGGATGGACTTCTCCGGGCTCTCGTGGCCGACGGCCGACAAGCACTCGACGGGCGGGGTCGGTGACAAGATCACGCTCCCGCTGGCGCCGCTGGTCGCCGCCTGCGGCGTCGCGGTGCCGCAGCTGTCGGGCCGTGGGCTCGGGCACACCGGCGGGACGCTCGACAAGCTCGAGTCGATCCCGGGGTGGCGCGCCGACCTGTCGAACGACGAGATGATGCGTCAGCTCGAGGACGTCGGCGCGGTGATCTGCGCCGCCGGCTCAGGGCTCGCTCCCGCGGACAAGAAGCTGTACGCGCTGCGTGACGTTACGGGCACGGTCGAGTCGATCCCGCTGATCGCGAGCTCGATCATGAGCAAGAAGATCGCCGAAGGCACCGGCGCGCTCGTGCTGGACGTCAAGGTCGGGTCGGGCGCGTTCATGAAGGACCTCGACGCCGCCCGCGAGCTCGCTCGCACGATGGTGGCGCTCGGCACGTCTGCCGGCGTGGACACCCGCGCGCTCGTCACGGACATGTCGACGCCGCTCGGGATGACCGCCGGCAACGCGCTCGAGGTCGCCGAGTCCGTCGAGGTGCTCGCAGGCGGCGGTCCCGCCGACGTCGTCGAGCTGACGCTCGCGCTCGCCCGCGAGATGCTCTCGGCCGCCGGGCGCGAGGACGTCGATCCCGCGGACGCGCTCGCCTCCGGCCGTGCGATGGACGTGTGGCGCCGCATGATCGCCGCGCAGGGCGGCGACCCTGACGCGGAGCTGCCGCACGCCTCCGACATCCAGGTCGTCGCCGCCGACCGTGACGGCTACGTGGGCCGCGTCGACGCGATGGCGGTCGGGCTCGCGGCGTGGCGCCTCGGCGCGGGCCGCTCGCGTCCTGGCGAGTCGGTCCAGGCCGGCGCCGGGGTCGAGCTGCACGTACGACCGGGAGACCGTGTCCGTACGGGCCAGCCGTTGATGACGCTGCACACGGACACTCCTGAGCGGTTCGCGAGGGCGCTCGCTGCGCTCGACGGCGGCTACGACGTGGTGGACGCCGCACCCGAGCCTCGTACGTCCCCGGTGCTCGAGCGCATCGTCTGA
- a CDS encoding cytochrome P450 yields MKIDVDLSDPAFVADPYPVLAELRAAGPMLWHEPTQRWLATTHDAVSQTLRKRRLGRIWTDWEPTDDMEPFNALHRNQMMENEPPAHTRLRRLVAGAFGRGHVERMRPRVEALTARLLDGLSGTADILGDYAEPLPVYVICDLLGVPGDDHAQLRTWSQGIVHMYEQGVGEETKREAITASVAFSEYVAALVAERKAQMARGIRGDDLLTDLIAERDTESGGAARLSEDELVATVVLLLNAGHEASVNVFGNGVHALLSHPAQRDRVLSGAVSVATALEELIRYDAPLQLFERTATADVEIAGTKVRTGEKVACLMGSANRDAAVFAEPDAFDVSRDPNPHVGFGMGLHFCLGAPLARMELEISLGRLLERFPRLALNGVAPRRPTWVLRGFEGVEIDLGEAA; encoded by the coding sequence GTGAAGATCGATGTCGACCTGAGCGATCCCGCCTTCGTCGCCGACCCGTACCCGGTGCTCGCCGAGCTGCGCGCTGCGGGCCCGATGCTGTGGCACGAGCCGACCCAGCGGTGGCTCGCGACCACGCACGACGCGGTCAGCCAGACGCTTCGCAAGCGGCGGCTCGGACGGATCTGGACCGACTGGGAGCCGACCGACGACATGGAGCCGTTCAACGCGCTCCATCGCAACCAGATGATGGAGAACGAGCCGCCGGCCCACACGCGGCTGCGCCGTCTGGTCGCGGGCGCGTTCGGGCGCGGCCACGTCGAGCGGATGCGCCCGCGCGTCGAGGCGCTCACCGCACGGCTGCTCGACGGACTCTCGGGCACGGCCGACATCCTCGGCGACTATGCGGAGCCGCTCCCGGTGTACGTCATCTGCGACCTCCTCGGCGTCCCTGGCGACGACCACGCCCAGCTGCGGACGTGGTCGCAGGGCATCGTCCACATGTACGAGCAGGGCGTCGGCGAGGAGACCAAGCGCGAGGCGATCACGGCGAGCGTCGCGTTCAGCGAGTACGTCGCCGCGCTCGTCGCGGAGCGCAAGGCGCAGATGGCCCGCGGTATCCGCGGTGATGACCTGCTGACCGACCTGATCGCCGAGCGCGACACGGAGTCCGGCGGTGCCGCCCGCCTGAGCGAGGACGAGCTGGTGGCGACGGTCGTGCTGCTGCTCAACGCCGGCCACGAGGCCTCGGTCAACGTCTTCGGCAACGGTGTCCACGCGTTGCTGTCCCACCCGGCACAGCGCGACCGCGTGCTGTCCGGCGCGGTGTCGGTCGCGACGGCGCTCGAGGAGCTGATCCGCTACGACGCGCCGCTGCAGCTGTTCGAGCGTACGGCGACGGCGGACGTCGAGATCGCGGGCACCAAGGTCCGTACGGGCGAGAAGGTGGCCTGCCTGATGGGCTCGGCCAACCGTGACGCCGCGGTGTTCGCCGAGCCCGACGCGTTCGACGTGTCGCGCGACCCCAACCCGCACGTCGGGTTCGGGATGGGACTGCACTTCTGCCTCGGCGCGCCGCTGGCACGGATGGAGCTCGAGATCTCGCTGGGCCGGCTGCTCGAGCGGTTCCCGCGGCTCGCGCTGAACGGAGTTGCACCACGCCGCCCGACCTGGGTGCTGCGTGGGTTCGAAGGTGTCGAGATCGATCTAGGAGAGGCCGCATGA
- a CDS encoding cytidine deaminase yields the protein MSGVSTGSTGGGGGDVDWEVLHDAAVEVMRRAYAPYSHYRVGAAGLTEDGRVVVGCNVENAAYGVALCAECGMVSSLHSTGGGRLVAVACVNGAEQPVMPCGRCRQLLWENGGPQMLLRTVRGVVPMTEVLPDAFDDEDLAARS from the coding sequence ATGAGCGGGGTCTCGACAGGCTCGACCGGCGGGGGCGGGGGCGACGTCGACTGGGAGGTCCTCCACGACGCGGCGGTCGAGGTCATGCGGCGCGCGTACGCCCCGTACTCGCACTATCGCGTCGGTGCCGCGGGCCTCACCGAAGACGGCCGTGTGGTCGTCGGCTGCAACGTCGAGAACGCCGCGTACGGCGTCGCGCTGTGCGCCGAGTGCGGCATGGTGTCGTCGCTGCACTCCACGGGCGGTGGCCGGCTCGTCGCGGTCGCGTGCGTGAACGGCGCCGAGCAGCCGGTGATGCCGTGCGGTCGCTGTCGCCAGCTTCTCTGGGAGAACGGTGGTCCGCAGATGCTGCTGCGCACCGTCCGCGGCGTCGTACCGATGACCGAGGTATTGCCCGACGCGTTCGACGACGAAGACCTCGCGGCCCGGTCCTGA
- a CDS encoding ABC transporter permease, with protein sequence MSTVVTETAPPPPPSPSASLGRSYRWLVVTFGFLALVASVRLISGAHEIDSVGTIQAALIATCPILLAALGGLWAERAGIVNIGLEGQMILGTWGAAYFTYFYGPWVGLIGAALMGALGGILHAIATVTFGVDHIVSGVALNIIGAGAVAFLAEAYFRDLDGGGIKQLTGLSTPPKVEIPWLGEAAADLAEKHWFVISDLAAVVAALTRNMSIMVYLVAALVVFTSWILWKTTFGLRLRSCGENPQAAETLGVNVYLFKYIAVIISGVFAGLGGYMLVLVSSSGFVTGQTGGRGYIGLAAMIFGNWRPFGAAGAATMFGYTDAMQLRNAAAVHALLLLVAVLLLVFMLLRLRKGDRKNAILFGAVGVGFLVWYLLSDEVPREFAGMTPYVATLLVLALGTQRLRMPAADGKPYRKGQAG encoded by the coding sequence ATGAGCACCGTGGTCACCGAGACGGCGCCCCCGCCGCCGCCGTCCCCGTCCGCGTCGCTCGGACGCTCCTACCGCTGGCTCGTGGTCACGTTCGGCTTCCTCGCGCTCGTCGCGTCCGTCCGCCTCATCAGCGGCGCCCACGAGATCGACTCGGTCGGGACGATCCAGGCCGCGCTGATCGCCACGTGCCCGATCCTGCTCGCCGCGCTCGGCGGTCTGTGGGCCGAGCGTGCCGGCATCGTCAACATCGGCCTCGAGGGCCAGATGATCCTCGGGACCTGGGGCGCCGCCTACTTCACCTACTTCTACGGTCCGTGGGTCGGCCTGATCGGCGCCGCTCTGATGGGCGCCCTCGGCGGCATCCTCCACGCGATCGCGACCGTCACGTTCGGCGTCGACCACATCGTCTCCGGCGTGGCGCTCAACATCATCGGCGCCGGCGCGGTCGCGTTCCTCGCCGAGGCGTACTTCCGTGATCTCGACGGCGGCGGCATCAAGCAGCTGACGGGTCTGTCGACCCCGCCGAAGGTCGAGATCCCCTGGCTCGGGGAGGCTGCTGCCGACCTCGCGGAGAAGCACTGGTTCGTGATCTCCGACCTCGCGGCCGTGGTCGCGGCGCTCACCCGCAACATGTCGATCATGGTCTACCTGGTCGCGGCGCTGGTCGTGTTCACCTCGTGGATCCTCTGGAAGACGACGTTCGGTCTGCGGCTGCGCTCGTGCGGCGAGAACCCGCAGGCTGCCGAGACGCTGGGCGTCAACGTCTATCTGTTCAAGTACATCGCGGTCATCATCTCCGGCGTCTTCGCCGGACTCGGCGGCTACATGCTGGTGCTGGTCTCGTCCAGCGGCTTCGTCACCGGGCAGACCGGCGGACGTGGCTACATCGGCCTCGCGGCGATGATCTTCGGCAACTGGCGGCCGTTCGGTGCCGCAGGTGCGGCGACGATGTTCGGCTACACCGACGCGATGCAGCTGCGCAACGCCGCCGCCGTGCACGCGCTGCTGCTCCTCGTGGCGGTCCTGCTGCTCGTCTTCATGCTGCTGCGCCTGCGCAAGGGCGACCGCAAGAACGCGATCCTGTTCGGCGCCGTGGGCGTGGGCTTCCTGGTGTGGTACCTGCTCAGCGACGAGGTGCCGCGTGAGTTCGCCGGCATGACCCCGTACGTCGCGACGCTGCTCGTGCTCGCACTCGGGACGCAACGTCTCCGCATGCCCGCGGCCGACGGCAAGCCCTATCGCAAGGGCCAAGCCGGATGA